GAGCGGCGATCTTCGGCGCGACACCGAAGAACAACATCACCGCGGCGATGCCCCGCGCCACGACGAGCGGCTTGTGCACCGCCGCCAGGAACCGGGCCCACCGCACGCCGCGCTGCCGCTCCAGCACGTAGCGGCCGAACCCACCGGGGCGGAAGCGGTTCCAGTCGCCGAGGAACGCCGTGGCGCCGATCTTGATCAGCACGGCCGCCGCGAGCAGCATCCGGTACACCTGAAGGTTGGCGTCGCGCACCGGCGTGTCGAAGCCGTTGCTAAGACTCTCCAGAAGCCACACGCGGATCACCGACTTCGACTTCGAGTTCTCCGAAATGCCCGTAGAGGTGCCCTGCGCAGACCACGTCGCCGCGCCGCTCGCGCAAGTAGTCCAGGTACAGGTCGAGCAGGTCGGGCGGGATGATGAACTCGCCCGGCGGGAAGTCGTCGTAGGGGTTGACCGGGGTTCTCCGCCCCGAGAGGCGGTCGCGGACCTCGATGCGGACCAGAGCCGCCGTCGTCCAGGCGTACATCGGCCAACTGAAGACCCGCCCGACCGGAGGACGGAGGCCACCGTCGAGCATCAAGACGACCACGGCGACGGTCACGACGAGCTGGATGTCGATCACGGTGCCTCCTTCGGTGGAAAACGGGGTGGGGCCGCCCGCATCGGACGGCCCCGACCGACCACGATCACCGGTGCACGCTGAACACGAGCTTGCTGATCCGGTTCTGCTTCTTGGCCCGCTCCGCCTTGGCGGCAGCAGCCTTGGCCTGCTCGACGATGGTGCGCATCACATTCGCCTCCTTCCCTGGGTGAGTTCCGGTTCGCCGGCGGGTGCGGCGTGCTGCTCCCGCCGGGCGCTTCCACCGGCAAGGCCCGTCAGACCACGAAGACGGGCCCCGTACCGGCGAGCTTGACCCGCCTGGTCGGCGTACCGAACGGCGCGTTCTTGCGGATCACGCCGGTGGGGACCTGGTCGCCGATCGCGAAGTAGCCGTAGTCGACGAACGTGCGCTCGCTGCGCAGCACGCCGTCCCGCACGATCGAACTGGTGGTGGGAGCGGACATGGCCGTGCGCTGGACGATCCAGGCTTCGGACGAGGTGAGCGCCTCGTCGACGGCGGCGGCCCACTCACCGTCGCCGACCTCGCACCCGATCAGCACACCGCGCCCGCAAAAACCCGCGCCCGGCTTGAGGACCAGCCGCTCGCGGTCGGCCACGACCCACTGCACCAGGTCGACGTCGCCACCGTCCACAGTCGTCCGCGTGTCTTCCAAGACCCGTGTCCACGGCAGGAAGCCGCGCAGCACTCCGGCCAGGTCCGCGGGCAGCCGGCCCGCGTCCAGCTCCTCCGACAGCACGGCCAGGATCGTCTTGTTCGCGGCGATCGCGTCCTCGAGTTCGTCGGCGATGACGACCGTGCCCGCCCGGCCCGCTTCCAGGATCGGCGCGAGCAGCGGGTGGTTGCGCTCCGGGTCGGGTTCCTCGGCGGCCAGCCGGTAGACGATGCCGCAGCGCTCACCCGCGAGAGCCACACCGTCCCTCCCGCCCTCCAGGTCCTCCACCGCGGCCACGGTGGCGCGCAGCCCGTGGCGGCGCAGCTCCGCGGCGAGCACTTCGAACGTGCCGCCGTAGTCGCCGAGGTCGTCGGCGAACTCGGTGACCACGACCAGGTCTGCCGTCAACCCGGCGTCGGACAGGCGCTTCCTCAGGTGGGCGGCCAGCACGGCGACGTTGTCGGGCGGCCGAGCGTCCAGCGCGCGCAGGAAGTCGCCGATCACCGGTGCTTCCAGGAACGCCCGTGCCTGGACGTCGGCGTCGGCCAAGACCCCGCATGAGGACCCGGCGTTCGGCTCCACGATCGTGAAGTCGTCGCCGGCCAGCACGACGTCGGGGCGCGCGATGGTCAGCCACCGCGGCCGCCGCGCACCCTCGACGTAGCGGCGCGTGGGCGGCTCCAGACGAAGGGCGTCGGCGAGCCGCCCCCACGAGCCCTCCAGGCGGCCGTCGAACACGAAATCCAACGCACGCCTCAACGCCTCGTGGCAGGACCGCAGTCGCTCGACCGCCTCACGGGGCAGCAGGGCGGGGGGAACGGGGAGGACCTCGCCCGCCGAGTGCACGTCGCGCCGCAACAGCTCCCGCTGCAAGGGTCCGTCGACCGCGAAGTGGTCCGCGATCTCGGCCGCGTGCGCGGCAGCGTGCTCGTGGATCGCCGCGTTCATCCGGTCGACGCGCTGCTCGAGCGTCACGACACCGCCTCGCGCACGCCGACGGGCTGCGCGGGCACCCGCCGGCTCCAGATCTCCGAACCACCCTTGCGGGTGTGCAGCGTGACGTGGTCGTCCCCGATCTCGACGGTCCGCTCGCGGGTCCAGCCGGCGAAGCGGAACTCGCCGTCGCCGACCGGCAGGAGCCGGAACCGCGGCTTGCGGTCCGCGACCAAGACGAGGGCGCCGTCCACGTCCTCGACCGACATCGGCACGAGTTGGTCGTCGTCCAGGTGCGCACCGTCCGCCGCCTCGAACGACAGGAAGGACCTCGGGGCTTCGAACGCGCACACCGGGGACGGGTCGTCGACGGCGGTGTCGCCGAAGCGCTGCTGGACCAGGTAGCCGGCGCGGTTGGACGGTTCGCGGAACACGGGCGGGAACAGCGCGAGCAGGTCGTCGGTGACCACGACGTCGACAACGAGGTGGATCCGGCGCTCCGCGCCGGTGTTGCGCACCAAGTGCGCCCGCGTGAAGTCCGCGTACCACAGACCGCCGGGCTCCCAGCAGTACGTCTCGCCGTCGAGCACGAGGATCGCTTCGGGCAGCGTTCGCACCGGGACGTGCAGCCGGACCGTGCCCCACGGCAGTCCGACCTTCGTGTCGCTGTGCAGCGGCGACTCCGCACCGGGGCCGAGTGCCATGAGACGGGCAGACCGCAGCGGCCCGGGAATGGCGGCGAGGACCTCCCGGAACGCCGGCAGGCGGTCCAGCCACGGCGTGTCGGCGAAGTCCGCGAGTTCGGGCCCACCCGGGTCGGTGCGGTCGGCGGCACCGCCGATGGAGCGCAGCGGGATGGTGCGCCAGTCCAGCGTCGTACTGGGCAGGCCGACTCCGTCACCGGTCATGATGTTGATGGCCGACCACGTGCCGGCGTCGATCGACGCCAAGTCCTCGCGCAGGGCGTCCGAATCGAACGCCGCGGCCAACCGCGCGACCGGCGGCAGCTGCGCGAGCACGGGGGCCGCGGGCCAGGGGTCAACTGCTTGCATGGCGATCTTCTCCAGTGGTCGGGAACAGCGTCAGCGGGGAAGGAGGCGCAGGGGCAGGCGATCCAGGCCACGCAGGGTCGCGGAGGGGCGGATCTCCGCCGCGGCGGCGGGTTCGACGCGGTAGCGCCGGGACAAGGCGTTCAGGGTGGGCACGTGCAGGGCCGTCGCGAGGGCGGTGCCCAGGCACGAGTGGGCACCGCGGCCGAATCCCAGGTGCGGGTTGGGCGCCCGGTCCAGCCGCAACTCGTCCGGGCGTTCGAACACCTCGGGGTCGCGGTTGGCCGAGGCGAGCACCGCGAGCACCTCCTGGCCGCGCTCGATCCGTTGCCCGCCGATCTCGACGTCCTCCGCACACGCGCGGCTGTCCGCCTGGACGACGCTCGTGTAGCGGACGATCTCGTTGTACGCGGCCGTGCTCAGGGTCATCGGCTCGTCCTGGTCCAGCAGGTCGCGTTCGACGAGCAGGTGGACGGCCTGGCCGAGCAGGCTGCTCGACGACGAGAAACCCGCGACGAGGACCTGGCGCAGGGAGTTGACCAGCAGGCGGCGCAGCGGGCCCGCGGCGTCGAAGTCCACGTGCCGGAGCAGGCCGTCGTCCGGCGGCTCGGCAACCCACGGGTCGAGCAGCCCCGACAGGTACTCCCGAGCCGGCACGCCCGCCGCGCCCCTGGTGGGGTCCAGGCCCGCGTCCATGCTGAGCACAAGGGCGCGCTGG
This DNA window, taken from Saccharothrix variisporea, encodes the following:
- a CDS encoding aspartyl/asparaginyl beta-hydroxylase domain-containing protein codes for the protein MQAVDPWPAAPVLAQLPPVARLAAAFDSDALREDLASIDAGTWSAINIMTGDGVGLPSTTLDWRTIPLRSIGGAADRTDPGGPELADFADTPWLDRLPAFREVLAAIPGPLRSARLMALGPGAESPLHSDTKVGLPWGTVRLHVPVRTLPEAILVLDGETYCWEPGGLWYADFTRAHLVRNTGAERRIHLVVDVVVTDDLLALFPPVFREPSNRAGYLVQQRFGDTAVDDPSPVCAFEAPRSFLSFEAADGAHLDDDQLVPMSVEDVDGALVLVADRKPRFRLLPVGDGEFRFAGWTRERTVEIGDDHVTLHTRKGGSEIWSRRVPAQPVGVREAVS
- a CDS encoding cytochrome P450 → MRLLFGVPDFGEPDRFHAAQRALVLSMDAGLDPTRGAAGVPAREYLSGLLDPWVAEPPDDGLLRHVDFDAAGPLRRLLVNSLRQVLVAGFSSSSSLLGQAVHLLVERDLLDQDEPMTLSTAAYNEIVRYTSVVQADSRACAEDVEIGGQRIERGQEVLAVLASANRDPEVFERPDELRLDRAPNPHLGFGRGAHSCLGTALATALHVPTLNALSRRYRVEPAAAAEIRPSATLRGLDRLPLRLLPR